From Mustela nigripes isolate SB6536 chromosome 13, MUSNIG.SB6536, whole genome shotgun sequence, one genomic window encodes:
- the MAP1A gene encoding microtubule-associated protein 1A isoform X2 → MDGVAEFSEYVSETVDVPSPFDLLEPPTSGGFLKLSKPCCYIFPGGRGDSALFAVNGFNILVDGGSDRKSCFWKLVRHLDRIDSVLLTHIGADNLPGINGLLQRKVAELEEEQSQGSSSYSDWVKNLISPELGVVFFNVPDKLRLPDASRKAKRSIEEACLTLQHLNRLGIQAEPLYRVVSNTIEPLTLFHKMGVGRLDMYVLNPVKDSKEMQFLMQKWAGNSKAKTGIVLANGKEAEISVPYLTSITALVVWLPANPTEKIVRVLFPGNAPQNKILEGLEKLRHLDFLRYPVATQKDLASGAVPTNLKPSKIKQRADSKESLKATAKPAVSKLAKREEVAEEGAKEARSELAKELAKTEKKIKESSEKPPEKPMKPERVKTESSEALKAEKRKLIKDKVGKKHLKEKISKLEEKKDKEKKEIKKERKELKKDEGRKEEKKDAKKEEKRKDTKPEVKKISKPDLKPFTPEVRKTLYKAKAPGRVKMDKSRAARAEKELSSEPRTPPAQKGAVPPPVVSGHRELALSSPEDLTQDFEELKREERGLLAEQRDTRLGEKPFPPDTAEERPPSTNGQGIPPSVPRLEHEEPMMMKEKEVVSDVPEEQGSKDRGPDSGAETEEEKETWEEKKQKETERLPDRTEAREESEPEVKEDVIEKAELEEMEELHPSDEEEEEETKAEGFYQKHMQEALKVTPRGREALGGRDVGLQGKAPEKETSSFLSSLATPAGATEHVSYIQDETIPGYSETEQTISDEEIHDEPEERPAPPRFPISTYDLPGAEATGPFEASQPTDSAVPTASSKGYGVPETELTYPPNMVAAPLAEEEHVSSATSITECDKLSSFATSVAEDQSVASLTAPQTEETGKSSLLLDTVTSIPSSRTEATQGLDYVPSAGTISPTSSLEEDKGFKSPPYEDFSVTGESEKKGEIAGRGLPGEKAVEEEEEETTNAEKSEKISSQFGAPMFGAPGHTLHPGEPILGEVEERCLSPDDSTVKMASPPPSGPPSATHTPFHQSPVEEKSEPQDFQEAGSWGGTRRIPGVGKEDAIEQVVKPGPEEVALEEEGKLPSPRNPPAQEAPVNIVGGHTGCTIQLLPEQDKAIVFETVEAREPPGLILGTEALPRDLRTSLQEPGETQKDEVLQFPDQSLSPEDAESVSILSVVSPDTAHQQAIPRSPFGLTEQQLHKDLWPEVSPEETQSLSLSEESPSKETSLDISSKQLSPENLGTLQFGELSLGKEEKGPLMQAEDTSHNLVPASIPEPHAAPVSPLPDGTTAYPALADTTDESPDRKLPASPFFHSTLLGDGKHSPGVISSPSEHILTPESSLTKSPESLPSPAMEGIAMEWEGKVSELKDRTPEQRDKGPEPKYEVLEQDKTLEQRDIVEQKDTAIGQKDKALEEKNKAVEQQDKCLEQKGRDLEKKITVLGLQDKALETKDKDIEQKDKILEQEDKILEEKDETLEQKVKDTEHKDKAPEDKVPELKGKALGQTDKAPEQKDKAHGQKDKTLEQKDIDLEQKDKTLKQEDEAWEKKVEALEQKYWALGQKAEALEQNNKAAEEKDRALEDKDKTQEQESPVQEDKTMKQKEKILEEKSREKVEAIQQKEEALLENTRALGLEESPVQGDKAQDQGEKHGKEQDVVQEWQETSLSRVEPVGEQKEAARTWEDTSPEQEGRYWRGREDVGLEQDTYWRELSCERKVWFPHELDGQGARPRYTEERESTFLDEGPDDEQEVPPLEHAPQSPWASDFKGFQDPSPQKGLEVERWLAESPVGLPPEEEDKLTRSPFEIISPPASPPEMVGQRVPPAPGQESPIPEPEPMPPVRNEPTTPSWLADIPPWVPKDRPLPPAPLSPAPAPPTPAPEPHTPAPFWGTAEYDSVVTAVQEAAAELEGGPYSPLGKDYRKAEGEREEEGGTGAPGSSPQNSKVPAASESHATKEPEQMEPEEREPTPYPDERSFQYADIYEQMMLTGLGPACPTREPPLGAAGDWLPHISAKEEAAGRNPSAEKELSSPVSPKSLQSDTPTFSYAALAGPTLPPRQEPEPGPSVEPSLTPPAVPPRVPIPLSKGPSPALNGNILSCSPDRRTPSPKESGHSHWEDSTSDSELEKGAREQPEKEAQSPSPPHPVSAGPPTLWPESEVHSSPPSDSHLGPARPSLDFPASAFGFSSLQPAPPQLPSPAEPRSAPCGSLAFSRDRALALAPGPPTRARHDEYLEVTKAPSLDSSLPQLPSPSSPEAPLLSSLPRPASPALSEGSSSEATTPVISSVAERFPPGLEAAERGSGELIPGMEPAAHSIWDLPSLSPAPPPSLDLAPAPAPSLPGDTDDSTLPCHLECTGTPTKKSSPSESPSGDCATNGPTETSPNPPGPALAKAEKAAAETCPAWERGDWPEGAERSSRPEALLSPEQPLCPGGASGGQPRSVSPEVEAGPQGCAAEPRPHCGELSPSFLNPSLPQSTDEGDLSSEEARLVGRGGRRRAGGPGATGGPCPVADETPPTSASDSGSSQSDSDVPPETEECPSITAEAALDSDEDGDFLPVDKAGGVSGTHHPRPGHDPPPIPQPDPRPSPPRPDVCMADPEGLSSESGRVEKLREKEKAQGRVGRRAPGRAKPASPARRLDLRGKRSPTPGKGPADRASRVPPRPRSTPSQVTPAEEKDGHSPMSKGLVNGLKTGSSALGSKGGSGPPVYVDLAYIPNHCSGKTADLDFFRRVRASYYVVSGNDPVNGEPSRAVLDALLEGKAQWGENLQVTLIPTHDTEVTREWYQQTHEQQQQLNVLVLASSSTVVMQDESFPACKIEF, encoded by the exons ATGGATGGTGTGGCCGAGTTCTCCGAGTATGTCTCTGAGACTGTGGATGTGCCATCTCCCTTTGACCTACTAGAGCCCCCTACATCAGGGGGCTTCCTCAAGCTCTCCAAGCCTTGCTGCTACATCTTCCCTGGTGGCCGCGGGGACTCTGCCCTCTTTGCCGTCAATGGTTTCAACATCTTGGTGGATGGTGGTTCTGATCGCAAGTCCTGCTTCTGGAAGCTGGTGCGGCACCTGGACCGCATTGACTCAGTGTTGCTCACACACATCGGGGCAGACAACCTGCCAGGCATCAATGGACTCCTGCAGCGCaaagtggcagaactggaagaGGAGCAGTCCCAGGGCTCTAGTAGCTACAGCGACTGGGTGAAGAATCTTATCTCCCCTGAGCTTGGAGTTGTGTTCTTCAACGTGCCAGATAAACTGCGGTTGCCTGATGCCTCCCGGAAAGCCAAGCGCAGCATTGAGGAGGCCTGCCTCACTCTGCAACACCTAAACCGCCTGGGCATCCAGGCCGAACCTCTCTACCGTGTGGTCAGCAACACCATTGAGCCACTGACCCTCTTTCACAAAATGGGTGTGGGCCGGCTGGACATGTATGTTCTCAACCCTGTCAAGGACAGCAAGGAGATGCAGTTCCTCATGCAAAAGTGGGCAGGCAACAGTAAAGCTAAGACAGGCATTGTGCTGGCTAACGGGAAGGAGGCTGAGATCTCGGTGCCCTACCTGACCTCTATCACTGCTCTGGTAGTCTGGCTACCAGCCAACCCCACTGAGAAGATTGTACGTGTGCTTTTTCCAGGGAATGCTCCCCAGAATAAGATCTTGGAAGGCCTGGAAAAGCTGAGGCACCTGGACTTCCTGCGGTACCCTGTGGCTACACAGAAGGACTTGGCCTCTGGTGCAGTGCCTACCAACCTCAAACCCAGCAAAATCAAACAGCGGGCTGACAGCAAGGAGAGCCTCAAGGCCACTGCCAAACCAGCTGTAAGCAAGCTGGCCAAACGGGAGGAGGTGGCTGAAGAGGGAGCCAAGGAAGCTCGCTCAGAACTGGCCAAGGAGTTAgccaagacagagaaaaaaataaaggagtcaTCTGAGAAGCCCCCAGAGAAGCCTATGAAGCCCGAGAGGGTGAAGACAGAGTCGAGTGAGGCCCTGAAGGCAGAGAAGCGAAAGCTGATCAAAGACAAGGTGGGGAAGAAGCACCTGAAAGAAAAGATATcaaagctggaagaaaaaaaagacaaagagaaaaaagagatcaagaaggagagaaaggagctcaagaaggatgaaggaaggaaggaggagaagaaggatgccaaaaaggaggagaagaggaaagatacCAAACCTGAGGTCAAGAAAATTTCCAAGCCAGACCTTAAGCCCTTTACCCCTGAGGTTCGTAAGACCCTCTACAAAGCCAAGGCCCCTGGCAGGGTCAAAATGGACAAGAGTCGGGCTGCTCGTGCAGAGAAGGAGCTGTCTTCTGAGCCCCGGACACCCCCAGCCCAGAAGGGGGCTGTACCACCCCCAGTAGTCAGTGGGCACAGGGAATTGGCTCTGTCTTCACCAGAGGACCTCACACAGGACTTTGAGGAGCTGAAGCGTGAGGAGAGGGGGTTGCTGGCTGAACAAAGGGACACAAGACTAGGAGAGAAACCATTCCCTCCAGACACTGCAGAGGAGAGACCTCCGAGCACAAATGGCCAGGGGATACCACCCTCTGTCCCACGGCTGGAACACGAAGAACCTATGATGATGAAGGAGAAAGAGGTTGTCTCAGATGTCCCTGAAGAACAAGGAAGCAAGGATAGAGGCCCAGACTCTGGGGctgaaacagaggaagagaaagagacctgggaggaaaagaagcagaaggaaacagagaggcTCCCTGATAGAACAGAAGCCAGAGAGGAAAGTGAACCCGAGGTAAAGGAGGATGTGATAGAGAAGGCTGAGTTAGAAGAAATGGAGGAGTTGCACCCTtcagatgaggaggaagaagaagagacaaaGGCTGAGGGTTTTTACCAAAAACATATGCAGGAAGCCTTGAAGGTAACTCCAAGGGGCAGGGAGGCCCTCGGGGGCCGGGATGTAGGACTCCAAGGCAAAGCTCCTGAGAAGGAGACCTCGTCCTTCCTAAGTAGCCTGGCCACACCTGCAGGAGCCACTGAGCATGTCTCTTACATCCAGGATGAAACAATCCCTGGCTACTCAGAGACAGAGCAGACCATCTCAGATGAGGAGATTCATGACGAGCCAGAAGAGCGCCCAGCTCCACCTAGATTTCCTATAAGTACGTATGACCTACCTGGGGCTGAAGCTACTGGCCCCTTTGAAGCTAGCCAGCCTACAGACAGTGCTGTTCCTACTGCCTCCAGCAAAGGCTACGGAGTGCCAGAGACTGAACTCACCTACCCCCCCAACATGGTGGCCGCCCCTTTGGCTGAAGAGGAGCATGTGTCCTCGGCCACCTCAATCACTGAGTGTGACAAGCTTTCTTCCTTTGCCACATCTGTGGCTGAGGACCAGTCTGTGGCGTCGCTCACAGCTCCCCAGACAGAGGAGACAGGCAAGAGCTCCCTGCTGCTTGACACGGTCACAAGCATCCCCTCATCCCGCACTGAAGCCACTCAGGGCTTGGACTATGTGCCATCGGCTGGAACCATCTCACCCACCTCCTCACTGGAAGAAGACAAGGGCTTCAAATCACCACCCTATGAGGATTTCTCTGTGACTGGGGagtcagagaagaaaggagagattgCAGGGAGAGGGTTGCCTGGAGAGAAAGctgtggaagaggaagaggaggagaccaCAAATGCAGAGAAGTCTGAGAAAATTTCTAGTCAATTTGGAGCTCCGATGTTTGGTGCCCCTGGGCATACCCTACATCCAGGGGAACCAATCCTTGGAGAAGTGGAGGAGCGCTGCCTCAGCCCAGATGATAGCACAGTGAAGATGGCCTCTCCTCCACCATCTGGCCCACCCAGTGCCACCCACACACCCTTTCATCAGTCCCCAGTGGAAGAAAAGTCTGAGCCCCAAGACttccaggaagcaggctcctggggaGGAACTAGGCGTATACCAGGTGTGGGCAAGGAAGATGCTATAGAGCAGGTAGTTAAGCCAGGGCCTGAAGAGGTCGCActagaggaggagggaaagttGCCTTCTCCCAGGAATCCCCCTGCCCAGGAAGCACCTGTCAACATTGTTGGGGGACATACAGGCTGCACTATCCAGCTGTTGCCAGAACAGGACAAAGCAATAGTCTTTGAGACTGTGGAGGCAAGAGAGCCCCCAGGCCTAATTCTGGGAACAGAAGCCCTTCCCAGAGATTTGAGAACATCACTCCAAGAACCTGGTGAAACTCAGAAAGATGAAGTGCTCCAATTTCCTGACCAAAGCCTCTCCCCTGAAGATGCAGAGTCCGTATCTATACTCAGTGTGGTCTCCCCAGATACAGCCCACCAACAAGCCATCCCCAGGTCTCCCTTTGGCCTGACAGAGCAGCAGCTACACAAAGACCTTTGGCCAGAGGTATCTCCAGAAGAAACCCagtcactttctctctcagaaGAGAGTCCCAGCAAGGAGACCTCTCTGGATATCTCTTCTAAGCAGCTCTCTCCAGAAAATCTCGGCACCCTCCAGTTTGGGGAACTAAgccttggaaaggaagaaaaggggccTCTAATGCAGGCTGAGGACACTTCTCACAATCTAGTGCCTGCATCTATTCCAGAACCCCATGCAGCCCCAGTGTCGCCTCTCCCAGATGGAACCACTGCATACCCTGCTCTGGCAGACACCACAGATGAGAGCCCTGATAGGAAATTACCTGCCAGCCCCTTCTTCCATTCTACATTGTTGGGAGATGGGAAGCATTCACCTGGTGTGATCAGCAGCCCGAGTGAACACATTCTGACACCTGAGAGCTCCCTCACCAAGAGTCCTGAGTCTTTGCCAAGCCCTGCCATGGAAGGCATTGCCATGGAATGGGAAGGTAAAGTTTCAGAGTTGAAAGACAGAACCCCAGAGCAGAGGGACAAGGGGCCTGAACCAAAATATGAAGTCTTAGAGCAGGACAAAACTCTGGAACAGAGGGATATTGTGGAGCAAAAGGATACAGCCATTGGTCAGAAAGATAAGGctctggaagaaaagaacaagGCTGTAGAACAGCAAGATAAGTGtctagaacaaaaaggcagagacttagaaaAAAAGATCACAGTCCTAGGACTCCAGGACAAGGCCCtggaaacaaaagacaaagacatagaacaaaaagacaaaattctaGAACAGGAGGACAAGAtcctagaagaaaaagatgaaacctTAGAACAAAAAGTCAAAGACACTGAACATAAAGACAAGGCTCCAGAGGACAAGGTCCCTGAACTGAAGGGCAAAGCCTTAGGACAGACAGACAAAGCCCCTGAACAGAAGGACAAGGCTCATGGACAGAAGGATAAGACCTTAGAACAAAAAGACATTGACTtggaacaaaaagacaagactCTAAAACAGGAGGACGAGGCCTGGGAAAAGAAGGTTGAGGCCTTAGAACAAAAATACTGGGCCTTGGGACAGAAGGCTGAAGCTCTGGAACAAAACAATAAGGCTGCTGAAGAGAAAGACAGGGCTCTGGAAGACAAGGACAAAACTCAGGAGCaggagagcccagtgcaggaggATAAAACCATGAAACAGAAGGAGAAGATCCTAGAGGAAAAATCTCGAGAAAAAGTTGAGGCCATACAGCAGAAGGAAGAAGCTCTGCTAGAAAATACCAGAGCTCTGGGTCTGgaagagagcccagtgcagggggACAAGGCCCAGGATCAGGGAGAAAAGCATGGGAAGGAGCAGGATGTGGTCCAGGAGTGGCAAGAAACATCCCTGTCCAGAGTGGAGCCAGTTGGAGAACAGAAAGAGGCTGCTCGGACATGGGAGGACACCTCTCCTGAGCAGGAGGGCAGGtactggaggggcagagaggatgTGGGCCTGGAACAGGACACATACTGGAGGGAGCTGAGCTGTGAGCGCAAGGTATGGTTTCCTCATGAGCTGGATGGCCAGGGGGCCCGGCCACGGTacacagaagagagggaaagcactTTCCTCGATGAAGGGCCGGATGATGAACAAGAAGTGCCCCCACTGGAACATGCGCCCCAGAGCCCCTGGGCCTCAGACTTCAAGGGTTTCCAGGATCCCTCACCACAGAAGGGGCTGGAGGTGGAGCGCTGGCTTGCTGAGTCACCAGTTGGGCTGCCACCAGAGGAAGAGGACAAGCTGACCCGTTCTCCTTTTGAGATCAtttctcctccagcctccccaccTGAGATGGTTGGACAGAGGGTTCCTCCAGCCCCAGGACAGGAAAGCCCTATCCCAGAGCCTGAGCCCATGCCTCCTGTGAGGAACGAACCCACCACCCCCTCGTGGCTGGCTGACATCCCACCATGGGTGCCCAAGGACagacccctgccccctgcacccctctccccagctccagctCCCCCGACACCTGCCCCAGAGCCACACACTCCTGCGCCCTTCTGGGGCACAGCTGAGTATGACAGTGTGGTGACGGCAGTGCAAGAGGCAGCAGCGGAGTTGGAAGGTGGGCCATACTCCCCCTTGGGGAAGGACTACCGCAAGgctgaaggagaaagggaagaagaaggtgGAACTGGTGCTCCTGGCAGCAGCCCTCAAAACTCAAAGGTCCCAGCGGCCAGCGAGAGCCATGCCACCAAGGAGCCTGAGCAGATGGAGCCCGAGGAGAGAGAGCCCACACCCTATCCTGATGAGAGAAGTTTTCAGTATGCAGACATCTATGAGCAGATGATGCTCACTGGGCTTGGTCCTGCATGCCCCACCAGAGAGCCTCCGCTTGGGGCAGCTGGGGATTGGCTGCCACACATCTCAGCCAAGGAAGAGGCTGCTGGCCGAAACCCGTCTGCAGAGAAGGAGCTTTCATCTCCTGTCTCACCCAAGAGTCTCCAATCTGACACTCCAACCTTTAGCTATGCAGCCCTGGCAGGACCCACTTTACCCCCCAGACAGGAGCCTGAGCCAGGaccgagtgtggagcccagcctTACCCCACCTGCAGTGCCCCCCCGTGTTCCTATCCCACTGAGCAAAGGCCCAAGCCCTGCTCTTAATGGTAATATCCTGAGCTGTAGCCCAGACAGGAGAACCCCATCCCCCAAGGAATCAGGCCACAGTCACTGGGAAGATAGCACTAGTGACTCGGAGCTGGAGAAGGGGGCTCGGGAACAGCCAGAGAAAGAGGCCCAGTCCCCAAGTCCCCCTCACCCCGTCTCTGCAGGGCCCCCCACATTGTGGCCTGAAAGTGAGGTACATTCCAGCCCTCCCTCAGACTCACACCTAGGTCCTGCCCGACCCAGCCTGGACTTCCCTGCTTCAGCCTTTGGCTTCTCCTCATTGCAGCCAGCTCCTCCACAGCTGCCCTCTCCTGCTGAACCCCGCTCGGCACCCTGTGGCTCCCTCGCCTTCTCCAGGGACCgagctctggctctggctccGGGGCCCCCGACCAGAGCCCGGCATGATGAATATCTAGAAGTGACCAAGGCCCCCAGCTTGGACTCCTCGCTGCCCCAGCTTCCATCACCCAGCTCTCCCGAGGCTCCTCTCCTTTCCAGTCTGCCACGACCTGCTTCACCAGCCCTGTCTGAAGGCTCCTCCTCAGAGGCCACCACACCTGTGATTTCAAGTGTGGCTGAGCGCTTCCCTCCTGGCCTGGAGGCTGCGGAACGGGGGTCCGGAGAGCTGATCCCAGGAATGGAACCAGCTGCCCACAGCATCTGGGATCTCCCTTCTCTGAGCCCAGCACCCCCACCTTCACTGGACTTggccccagctccagctccaAGCTTGCCTGGAGACACGGATGATAGCACTCTGCCCTGCCACCTGGAGTGCACAGGGACCCCCACCAAGAAGTCAAGCCCCTCCGAGAGTCCCTCTGGCGATTGTGCCACCAATGGCCCAACTGAAACCAGCCCCAatcccccaggccctgccctggccAAGGCTGAGAAAGCAGCAGCTGAGACCTGCCCTGCCTGGGAACGTGGGGACTGGCCTGAGGGAGCGGAGAGGAGTTCCCGGCCTGAGGCGCTACTCTCCCCTGAGCAGCCACTGTGCCCTGGAGGGGCTTCTGGAGGTCAACCCAGGAGTGTCTCCCCTGAGGTTGAGGCTGGGCCCCAGGGATGTGCTGCTGAGCCTCGGCCACACTGTGGGGAACTCTCCCCATCCTTTCTGAACCCATCTCTGCCCCAATCCACTGATGAAGGTGACCTCTCAAGTGAAGAAGCTCGGCTAGTAGGGAGAGGGGGACGGCGCCGGGCAGGGGGCCCAGGGGCCACAGGGGGCCCATGCCCTGTGGCTGATGAGACACCCCCAACATCAGCCAGTGACTCAGGCTCCTCACAATCAGATTCTGATGTTCCACCAGAAACTGAGGAGTGTCCGTCCATCACAGCTGAGGCAGCCCTCGACTCAGATGAAGATGGGGACTTCCTGCCTGTGGACAAAGCTGGGGGGGTCAGTGGAACTCACCATCCCAGGCCTGGCCATGACCCACCCCCTATCCCTCAACCAGACCCCCGCCCATCCCCTCCTCGCCCTGATGTGTGCATGGCTGACCCTGAGGGGCTCAGCTCAGAATCTGGGAGGGTAGAAAAGCTACGGGAGAAGGAGAAGGCACAGGGGAGAGTAGGGCGCAGGGCCCCAGGCAGGGCCAAGCCAGCATCTCCTGCCCGGCGTCTGGATCTTCGGGGAAAACGCTCACCCACCCCTGGTAAAGGGCCTGCAGATCGAGCATCCCGGGTCCCACCTCGACCACGCAGCACTCCAAGCCAGGTCACCCCAGCAGAGGAAAAGGATGGACACAGCCCCATGTCCAAAGGCCTAGTCAATGGACTCAAAACAGGATcat CCGCATTGGGTTCCAAAGGAGGCTCTGGCCCCCCTGTGTACGTGGATCTCGCCTATATCCCAAATCATTGCAGTGGCAAGACTGCTGACCTTGACTTCTTCCGTCGAGTGCGTGCATCCTACTATGTGGTCAGTGGGAATGACCCTGTCAATGGAGAGCCGAGCCGGGCTGTGCTGGATGCGTTGCTGGAGGGCAAGGCCCAGTGGGGGGAGAATCTTCAG GTGACTCTGATCCCTACTCATGACACAGAGGTGACTCGTGAGTGGTACCAGCAGACTCATGAGCAGCAGCAACAATTGAACGTCCTGGTCCTGGCTAGCAGCAGCACCGTGGTCATGCAGGATGAGTCCTTCCCAGCCTGCAAGATTGAGTTCTGA